Proteins encoded by one window of Musa acuminata AAA Group cultivar baxijiao chromosome BXJ2-9, Cavendish_Baxijiao_AAA, whole genome shotgun sequence:
- the LOC103998922 gene encoding probable serine/threonine-protein kinase WNK1: MMGVQVQDPDYSEFVEVDPTGRYGRFNDILGKGASKTVYRAFDEYEGIEVAWNQVKLHDFLQSPENLDRLYCEIHLLKTLKHKNIMKFYTYWVDTSERNINFVTELFTSGTLRQYRQQHRRVNIRAVKHWCRQVLNGLLYLHSHEPPIIHRDLKCDNIFINGNQGEVKIGDLGHAAMLWKSHAVHCVGTPEFMAPEVYEEEYNELVDIYSFGMCVLEMVTFEYPYNECTHPVQIYKKVISGIKPKALYRVKDPEVRQFVEKCLATASERLSARELLKDPFLQVDDLGSSYDEGNISSIDCILGQPSLGLIQSNVSFITNEFSKILHPETELQNGWDYDVTKMEALGMDLLNSHEDEHPAIMDITIQGSRREDGNIFLRLRISDKDGHVRNIYFLFDIDADTSLSVAMEMVAELAILDYDVTRIADMIDREVASLVLERKPGPRLEGTPGVPAATFCQNCPSNVLSCGSLLDSLSLRNPCCSNMKSVHCCQLEGAEMPGQCEELMYPVEGSELRMTGRPPMLSTGQGLITQTMNVND, encoded by the exons ATGATGGGTGTTCAAGTCCAAGACCCAGATTACTCAGAATTTGTGGAGGTTGATCCTACAGGGAGATATGGCAGG TTCAATGATATCCTTGGCAAGGGTGCTTCAAAGACTGT TTATAGGGCTTTTGATGAGTATGAAGGGATTGAGGTTGCCTGGAACCAGGTGAAGCTCCATGATTTCCTGCAGAGCCCTGAGAACCTGGACAGGCTTTATTGTGAAATCCATCTTCTCAAGACTTTGAAGCACAAGAACATTATGAAGTTTTATACCTATTGGGTTGACACCTCTGAGAGGAACATCAATTTTGTCACTGAGCTGTTCACCTCTGGCACTCTTAGGCA GTATAGGCAACAGCATAGAAGGGTCAATATTAGGGCAGTGAAGCATTGGTGTAGGCAGGTTCTTAATGGCCTTCTCTACCTCCACAGTCATGAACCCCCTATCATCCACAGGGACCTCAAGTGTGACAACATCTTCATTAATGGGAACCAAGGCGAGGTCAAGATCGGTGACCTTGGCCATGCTGCCATGCTCTGGAAATCACATGCTGTCCATTGTGTTG GCACACCAGAATTCATGGCTCCAGAGGTGTATGAGGAGGAATACAATGAATTAGTGGACATCTACTCATTTGGGATGTGTGTCTTGGAAATGGTCACCTTTGAATACCCATACAATGAATGCACCCACCCGGTGCAGATATACAAGAAAGTTATCTCT GGGATCAAACCCAAAGCTTTGTACAGAGTTAAGGATCCTGAGGTCAGGCAATTTGTTGAAAAATGCCTTGCCACAGCATCTGAAAGGCTTTCCGCTAGGGAGCTGCTTAAGGATCCTTTTCTACAAGTTGATGATCTTGGTTCGAGCTATGACGAAGGAAACATCAGCAGTATCGACTGTATTTTGGGGCAACCCTCCCTTGGTCTCATCCAAAGTAATGTTTCCTTTATCACCAATGAGTTTTCAAAGATTTTGCACCCTGAAACAGAGTTGCAGAATGGCTGGGACTACGATGTGACAAAAATGGAAGCGCTTGGAATGGACCTACTCAATAGTCACGAAGATGAGCATCCTGCTATTATGGACATTACTATCCAGGGAAGCAGAAGGGAAGATGGGAACATCTTCCTGAGGCTAAGGATTTCAGACAAAGATG GCCATGTACGAAACATATATTTCCTCTTTGACATTGATGCTGATACTTCATTGAGCGTTGCCATGGAGATGGTAGCAGAGTTGGCTATCCTGGATTATGATGTGACTAGAATAGCAGATATGATTGATAGAGAGGTAGCTTCACTGGTACTGGAGAGGAAGCCAGGTCCAAGATTAGAAGGAACTCCAGGGGTTCCTGCAGCTACTTTCTGCCAGAATTGTCCCTCCAATGTTTTATCATGTGGTTCACTTCTAGACTCTCTCTCACTGAGAAATCCATGCTGCAGTAACATGAAATCAGTTCACTGTTGCCAACTTGAGGGTGCTGAAATGCCTGGTCAATGTGAAGAGTTAATGTACCCGGTTGAGGGATCCGAGCTTCGTATGACTGGGAGACCACCTATGCTATCAACAGGCCAAGGCTTAATCACTCAAACAATGAATGTAAATGATTAG